From a region of the Deltaproteobacteria bacterium genome:
- a CDS encoding alpha-L-glutamate ligase-like protein, translating into MGINRRNAEFISRYNPRRLYPVVDDKLITKRIAEKAGIAVPELIGVIRTQRQVRDLETILAGAKDFVIKPASGSGGKGLVVISGRLRGAFREIDGHIITEEALAYHVINILSGIYSLGGHDDKALIERRVVFDPVFDKISYLGVPDIRIIVFLGVPVMAMVRLPTKASRGKANLHQGAIGAGICVAKGETIGAVWRNDIITEHPDTGESVIGVKIPLWEQLLKLAASSYELTGLGYQGVDIVLDKDRGPLILELNARPGLNIQIANFAGLLPRLRVVQARAKELTNMEERIALANSFAHSA; encoded by the coding sequence ATGGGTATTAATCGCCGCAATGCCGAGTTTATATCTAGATATAACCCGCGTCGCCTTTACCCTGTTGTCGATGACAAGTTGATAACGAAGCGAATTGCCGAAAAGGCGGGAATTGCAGTTCCCGAACTCATTGGCGTTATTCGAACTCAAAGGCAGGTTAGAGATTTAGAGACGATTTTAGCGGGAGCCAAGGATTTTGTCATAAAGCCAGCGTCGGGGAGTGGAGGAAAGGGTTTGGTGGTAATTTCTGGCAGGCTTAGGGGTGCGTTTCGCGAAATCGATGGGCACATTATTACCGAAGAAGCTTTGGCCTACCACGTTATCAATATACTCAGTGGAATTTATAGTTTGGGCGGGCACGATGACAAAGCTCTAATCGAGCGCCGTGTGGTTTTCGATCCGGTGTTTGATAAAATTAGTTACCTAGGCGTTCCCGATATTAGAATAATAGTGTTTTTAGGGGTTCCAGTCATGGCCATGGTTAGGCTTCCGACAAAAGCTTCCAGAGGCAAGGCTAACTTGCATCAGGGCGCCATTGGCGCTGGCATATGTGTGGCGAAAGGCGAGACAATAGGAGCTGTGTGGAGAAACGATATTATTACGGAACATCCCGACACGGGCGAGAGCGTTATAGGGGTGAAGATCCCCTTATGGGAACAACTATTGAAGCTAGCTGCTAGTTCATATGAGCTCACTGGTTTGGGATATCAGGGCGTAGATATAGTGCTAGACAAGGATAGGGGACCACTAATTTTGGAATTAAACGCGCGACCTGGATTAAACATTCAGATTGCCAATTTTGCTGGCTTGTTGCCGCGTTTAAGAGTTGTACAAGCTCGCGCTAAAGAGTTAACGAACATGGAAGAGCGGATTGCTCTAGCAAATAGCTTTGCTCATAGTGCCTAA